GGCGTTCAAGGTTTTCGTCACGTCCGACGTCGTACCAGTATTGCCGGGGCAGGAAAACGCCACGGTCGGACTCGGGCGTGCCGCGCTCGTCGCCGCGGCGGAAGAAGTCGCGGTGAAACGCCGGGTCGGTGATCCGCCGCTCGGCAAGGCTCAGGCGTTCGACGCGAACGATCGGCTTCGCCACGAAGCCCGCGTCGGTCTCCTCGAAATCGAACCGAACCGTCCGGCGGTACGTTGCCGTCGCGCTGCGTGCCATGTCGTCCATCGTCGAGAGTTCGTGTCGAAACAGAATCTCGGTCGGCTGGGCGGCGATCATCGGCTCGGTCACCAGCACGCCGCGTCGTTTGTCCTGCAGGTCGGGTTTGAAATGCAGATCGCGGGCCGCGTCTTCGGCCGCGGCCCAGAGGTTGTCGAAGTCACCCGCGACGACCGGTTCGGCCGGCGCCACCGTCCGCGCGTTCGACGCACAGCCGACCGTCAGCCAGGGCACGAGTAGCAACAGGAACATCCAACGCATGTCGCTATTGAAGCGCCACCGGCCGGTCACGGCAACCGATCTTGTCGCGAGTGGTCTTGTTTCGGCGACCGGTCGGATACCATCCCGGCATGCGAATCGGACTATTTTTGGCGGCAATCGCTGTATTGATGATGACCGGCGGGTGTAGCTGGTTTCAGGTGTTGCGTGGTGACCGGACCGAGCCGAGCGACGTGATCGTGGCCGGTGAGCCGGGGCCGACCGGACCGAGCGAGGACGTGACGCCGGACGTGGGCCCGGTGGACGATGCGGGCATCGTCGAGCCGCTGGGGGATCCGGTGCCAGAGCCGACGCTCGACTCGGCCGGGGCAGGTGATTTGGCGGCCGGCAGTCCGTCGCCCGACGCCGCGGTCCCCGCCGGCATTTCCGTGCCGGAGCTTTCCGAAGCCGAGAACCTTGGGCCCGTGCAGACGGTGCCTTCCGATCGCGTCATACCCGTCGGTGGCGTGATCGCGCGGGTCAACGGCACGGCCCTCTACACCGACGAAGTCCTGCGAGACGTTCGTCCGATCCTCCGCGCCCGTGCACAAACGATGGAGCGTGAACGATACCGGGTTGTCGCCGAGCGTGAGATTCGTCAGCAGCTCGAACGCCTCATCGGCGATGAGGTCCGGCTCAGCCAGGCCCGCCGCGTGCTCAACGACAACGAGCGCGAGTTCGCCCGTCAGCGTGCTTTCGAGTGGCGACGTACGCAGGTGACCGAGGCGGGCGGCTCCTTCACCGAGGCCAACCGTCGGGCCAAGCAACTCGGCTTCGAAGACCTCGA
The Planctomycetota bacterium DNA segment above includes these coding regions:
- a CDS encoding peptidylprolyl isomerase, whose product is MRIGLFLAAIAVLMMTGGCSWFQVLRGDRTEPSDVIVAGEPGPTGPSEDVTPDVGPVDDAGIVEPLGDPVPEPTLDSAGAGDLAAGSPSPDAAVPAGISVPELSEAENLGPVQTVPSDRVIPVGGVIARVNGTALYTDEVLRDVRPILRARAQTMERERYRVVAEREIRQQLERLIGDEVRLSQARRVLNDNEREFARQRAFEWRRTQVTEAGGSFTEANRRAKQLGFEDLDAMVERKFDQFLIDTYVQRKLLPRIQVSPSEMRLRYQQIVDDRYTEQAKAEFRLLRINESAAGGPDAALTKARDIKARIDSDELDFLTAAGQFNDDAMLRESAGDLGIGLMERGAYRYKQIEDAVFAGEPGQTLGPLPLSDRQGPAQVLVFVEQKTVGRVQPFADAKVQQDLRNQLRQEKYTELLAEEARGEQAMALVERLSDGVQTAVDIALLDYDRWNAEE